DNA sequence from the Ramlibacter agri genome:
GAACCGGCGCGATACCGTCATCAACTGCAGCCGGTTGTCCACCTTGCCCAGGCCGGCGACCGTCGAAGCCACGCGTTCGCTGTCCTGTTTTTCTTCATCGCTCGCGACCAGGCCGGCGAGCACCACGCGGCCGTCGCGCGCTTCGATCTGCACGTCGACGTCGCGCGTGGCGGGCTGCGACTTGAGCGCCGCGCGGACGCGGGCGCCCAGCGCCAGGCCTTCCAGCACGGCGCGCGATTCCGTCGTTTCCTGGAACTCCGGCCGCTGCGCCAGTTGCACGATCTGCTCCACGCAGCTGTCCACGGACAGCCGCTCGGTGTTCAGCACCACGTCATAGAGCAGGGGGTCGCCCCAGCTCACGCCGAACTGCGCGTTCATGCGCGCGATGTGCGCGTTGTCGCTGCGGCGCACTTCGTTCTCCGCGGCCTGGCGGTCGTCGGTTCCCAGGTGCTCCATCAGCCAGCCCACGCGCAGCGCGAAAGGGCGCGTGACGCGCACCCGCAGCACGTGCGAGACGGGGCGCAGCAGGCAGGTCGCGCCCCAGCCGCGCAGGATGACGTTGCCGCGCGCGGCCTGCGCCAGCACCTCCTCGGCGGTGTAGAGCGCCACCTGCTGCTTGTCGGTGGACAGGCGTTCGACCAGGCCGGCCTTGCCTTCGCGCAGGCGCCGGATCAGGCTGGGCGCCACCTGCATGCGGCCGGCCACGTTGTCCACCACCTCGTCGCGCAGCACGGCGAGGCCGCTGGTTTCGGCGAGCCGCAGGGCCACGTCCTTGGCCAGCGAGCCCATCTCCTGCGTCAGTGCGATGACCGGCATGGCGGGCCCTTCCTCAGTCGACCGGCTGTTCGGTGGTGAAGGTGCTTGCCTTGGGCTTGCGCACCATCGCGATGAGGCGGCCGATGACCGGCCAGAACAGCAGCAGCAGCGCCAGGCCGGTGATGGTGCCCACCAGCGGGTTGGAGACCATGATCGACAGGTCGCCCTGCGACACCAGCATGGCCTGGCGGAACGAGTCTTCCGCCTTGTCGCCCAGCACCAGGGCGAGCACCAGCGGCGCCAGCGGGTAATCCAGCTTCTTGAAGATGTAGCCCAGCGCGCCGAAGCCCAGCATGAACCACACGTCCAGCATCGCGTTGTGCACGGTGTAGGCGCCGATCGCGCAGATCACCACGATCACCGGCGCGATGATGGCGAAGGGGATGCGCAGGATGGCGGCGAACAGCGGCACCGTGGTCAGCACCACCAGCAGGCCGGCCAGGTTGCCCAGGTACATCGAGGCGATCAGGCCCCAAACGAAGTCCTTCTGCTCCACGAACAGCAGCGGGCCGGGTTGCAGGCCCCAGATCAGCAGGCCGCCCAGCAGCACGGCGGCGGTCGGCGAGCCGGGGATGCCCAGGGCCAGCATGGGCAGCAGCGCGCTGGTGCCGGCGGCGTGGGCCGCGGTCTCGGGCGCGATCACGCCTTCCATCTGGCCGGTGCCGAACTTGGCGCCGTCCTTGGACATCTTCTTCGCCAGGCCGTAGCTCATGAAGGAAGCGGGCGTCGCGCCGCCGGGCGTGATGCCCATCCAGATGCCCACCAGCGAGCTGCGAATGGAGGTGACCCAGTACTTCGGCAGCTGCTTCCAGGTCTCCAGCACCACCTTCGGGTTGATCCTGGCGCTCTTGCCGGTGAAGGCCAGTCCTTCCTCCATCGACAGCAGGATCTCGCCGATGCCGAACAGTCCGATCACCGCGATCAGGAAGTCGAAGCCGCGCATCAGGTCGGGGATGCCGAAGGTCAGGCGCAGCTGGCCGGTGACGGTGTCCATGCCGACCGCGGCCAGCGCGAAGCCGATCGCCATCGAAGCGAGGATCTTGAACGGCGAGCCCTTGCCCATGCCGACGAAGCTGCAGAAGGTGAGCAGGTAGACCGCGAAGAATTCCGGCGGCCCGAACTTGAGCGCGAACTTCGCGACCACCGGCGCGAGGAAGGTGATCATCACCACCGCGACGAAGGCGCCGACGAACGACGACGTGAAGGCCGCGGTCAGCGCCTGCCCCGCGCGCCCGTCCTGCGCCATCGGGTAGCCGTCGAAGGTGGTCGCCACCGACCACGGCTCGCCCGG
Encoded proteins:
- a CDS encoding cytidylate kinase family protein: MPVIALTQEMGSLAKDVALRLAETSGLAVLRDEVVDNVAGRMQVAPSLIRRLREGKAGLVERLSTDKQQVALYTAEEVLAQAARGNVILRGWGATCLLRPVSHVLRVRVTRPFALRVGWLMEHLGTDDRQAAENEVRRSDNAHIARMNAQFGVSWGDPLLYDVVLNTERLSVDSCVEQIVQLAQRPEFQETTESRAVLEGLALGARVRAALKSQPATRDVDVQIEARDGRVVLAGLVASDEEKQDSERVASTVAGLGKVDNRLQLMTVSRRFMHSKT
- a CDS encoding tripartite tricarboxylate transporter permease is translated as MTELSALFHGFAVVLSPMNMLLMLVGISLGVLIGVLPGLGGANGVAILLPLTFTMSPTSAIIMLSCIYWGALFGGAITSILFNIPGEPWSVATTFDGYPMAQDGRAGQALTAAFTSSFVGAFVAVVMITFLAPVVAKFALKFGPPEFFAVYLLTFCSFVGMGKGSPFKILASMAIGFALAAVGMDTVTGQLRLTFGIPDLMRGFDFLIAVIGLFGIGEILLSMEEGLAFTGKSARINPKVVLETWKQLPKYWVTSIRSSLVGIWMGITPGGATPASFMSYGLAKKMSKDGAKFGTGQMEGVIAPETAAHAAGTSALLPMLALGIPGSPTAAVLLGGLLIWGLQPGPLLFVEQKDFVWGLIASMYLGNLAGLLVVLTTVPLFAAILRIPFAIIAPVIVVICAIGAYTVHNAMLDVWFMLGFGALGYIFKKLDYPLAPLVLALVLGDKAEDSFRQAMLVSQGDLSIMVSNPLVGTITGLALLLLFWPVIGRLIAMVRKPKASTFTTEQPVD